One genomic region from bacterium encodes:
- a CDS encoding carbamoyltransferase — MNILGLSCYYHDSAAALVRDGAILAAAQEERFSRIKHDHEFPRQAIGYCLQAADIRPADLDYIVFYEKPLVKFERILETTLSYAPLGLGSYLKAMPLWLKKKLWIPDLIRKELDYAGEILFTEHHEAHAAAAFFPSPFEESAILTMDGVGEWTTSSWGSGRGNHLVLNADIHFPHSLGLLYSAFTYYTGFKVNSGEYKVMGLAPYGEPRYVQTILDHLIDLREDGSFRLNMAYFNYGAGLTMTGRRFHKLFGGPPRKPESPLTQRDMDLARSIQEVTEMVMLRMARHVHRETKSKHLCLAGGVALNCVGNGRILREGPFARLWIQPASGDAGGALGAALFAWHQILDNGRPLRGSHDRQQGSLIGPEFADEAIQALLEEKKVPYHKLATEKLLERVAGLIADEQVIGWFQGRMEFGPRALGSRSIIGDARSPRMQSRMNLKIKFRESFRPFAPAVLEEECSRWFDLDQPSPYMLLTAPVRAEKRRTIPDGEEKLWGMDKLKVVRSEIPAVTHVDFSARVQTLSARDHGLLHRLVQHFFQQTGCPVIINTSFNVRGEPIVCTPEEAWRCFMRTEMDYLVMGHFLLDKKEQPPYTESDAWRKHHELD, encoded by the coding sequence ATGAATATCCTCGGACTTTCCTGTTATTATCACGACAGTGCCGCCGCCCTTGTGCGCGATGGAGCCATCCTCGCTGCCGCCCAAGAGGAACGCTTCAGCCGCATCAAACACGATCACGAATTCCCCCGCCAGGCTATCGGCTACTGCCTGCAGGCGGCGGACATTAGACCTGCAGACCTTGATTATATCGTATTTTACGAGAAGCCCCTGGTCAAGTTCGAGCGGATCCTCGAGACGACCCTAAGCTATGCCCCGCTCGGACTGGGCAGCTACCTCAAGGCCATGCCCCTCTGGCTGAAAAAAAAACTCTGGATTCCCGATCTCATTCGCAAGGAACTCGACTATGCCGGCGAGATTCTCTTCACCGAACATCATGAGGCGCATGCCGCCGCTGCCTTTTTCCCCTCCCCCTTCGAGGAGTCCGCGATCCTGACCATGGATGGCGTTGGCGAATGGACCACCTCCTCTTGGGGCAGCGGCCGCGGCAACCATCTCGTCCTCAACGCCGATATCCACTTCCCGCACTCGCTTGGCCTGCTCTATTCGGCCTTCACCTACTACACCGGGTTCAAGGTCAATTCCGGTGAGTACAAGGTGATGGGTTTGGCGCCCTATGGCGAGCCGCGTTATGTCCAGACCATTCTCGACCATCTCATCGACCTCCGTGAGGATGGCTCTTTCCGCCTTAATATGGCCTACTTTAATTACGGAGCGGGGCTGACCATGACCGGCCGCCGCTTTCACAAGCTCTTCGGCGGTCCTCCGCGCAAGCCGGAAAGCCCCCTGACACAGCGTGACATGGATCTCGCCCGCTCCATCCAGGAGGTGACCGAGATGGTCATGCTGCGCATGGCCAGACATGTCCACCGCGAAACCAAAAGCAAACATCTCTGCCTCGCGGGGGGCGTCGCCCTTAACTGTGTCGGCAACGGCCGCATTCTGCGCGAAGGCCCCTTCGCTAGGCTCTGGATCCAGCCCGCTTCCGGGGATGCCGGCGGCGCGCTCGGAGCGGCCCTCTTCGCCTGGCATCAGATCCTCGATAACGGCCGGCCCCTGCGCGGCTCTCATGATCGCCAGCAGGGCTCCCTGATCGGTCCCGAATTCGCGGATGAGGCGATCCAGGCTTTACTTGAAGAGAAAAAGGTGCCCTATCACAAGCTGGCCACGGAGAAGCTGCTCGAGCGCGTCGCCGGGCTTATCGCCGATGAACAAGTCATCGGCTGGTTCCAGGGCCGCATGGAATTCGGGCCGCGCGCCCTCGGCAGCCGTTCGATCATCGGCGACGCCCGTTCCCCCCGGATGCAATCGCGCATGAACCTCAAGATCAAGTTTCGCGAGAGCTTTCGCCCCTTCGCGCCGGCCGTGCTTGAGGAAGAATGCTCCAGGTGGTTTGACCTCGACCAGCCCAGTCCCTATATGCTGCTGACGGCACCCGTGCGCGCAGAAAAACGCCGCACCATCCCTGACGGCGAGGAGAAGCTTTGGGGCATGGATAAACTCAAGGTGGTGCGCTCGGAGATCCCTGCCGTCACCCACGTCGATTTTTCGGCCCGGGTGCAGACCCTTTCCGCCCGCGACCATGGCCTCCTCCACCGCCTGGTCCAGCACTTTTTTCAGCAGACCGGCTGCCCGGTGATCATCAACACCTCCTTCAACGTGCGCGGCGAACCCATTGTCTGCACCCCCGAAGAGGCCTGGCGTTGCTTTATGCGGACCGAAATGGATTATCTGGTTATGGGACACTTTCTGCTGGACAAAAAGGAACAACCCCCCTACACAGAGAGCGACGCGTGGAGAAAACATCATGAGCTGGATTAG
- a CDS encoding SxtJ family membrane protein → MSWISDIRDGIRRLPRDNRSLQKFAAVLSSALLLVGAYLFFFKTDAGTTLWIVALILMLLAVALLRPQWLRPLHVAWMVLAFALGGLISRLLLTLLFYVVLTPLGLVLRLFGKDFMQRKAQKNGAGYWIRRPKGEKNKASYRRLF, encoded by the coding sequence ATGAGCTGGATTAGCGATATCCGGGATGGAATCAGACGGCTGCCGCGGGACAACCGCTCTCTTCAGAAATTCGCCGCGGTCCTTTCGAGCGCCTTGCTGCTGGTCGGCGCCTATCTCTTCTTTTTCAAAACAGATGCCGGCACTACCCTGTGGATCGTCGCACTCATCCTGATGCTGCTCGCTGTCGCCCTCCTCCGCCCGCAGTGGCTGCGCCCGCTCCATGTCGCCTGGATGGTACTGGCTTTCGCCCTCGGCGGCCTGATCTCCCGCCTCCTGCTCACTCTGCTCTTCTATGTGGTCCTGACCCCCCTGGGGCTGGTGCTGCGGCTATTCGGCAAGGATTTCATGCAACGCAAGGCGCAAAAAAATGGCGCCGGATACTGGATCCGGCGCCCGAAAGGGGAAAAAAATAAAGCGTCATATCGGCGGTTGTTCTAG
- the rfbC gene encoding dTDP-4-dehydrorhamnose 3,5-epimerase: MKFIPCAIPDLVLIEFDVHADARGYFIESYNQRTFHQAGLQVEFIQDNISVSARGTLRGLHYQLNPHAQGKLVRVTQGQVFDVAVDIRRGSPWYGQWVGVELSEENKKALYIPPGFAHGFYVQSERAQFMYKCTQLYSPHVDRGIIWNDPEIGIAWPLSGELILSEKDKVRPSLAAADNNFTYVG, translated from the coding sequence GTGAAGTTTATACCCTGTGCCATACCAGATCTGGTGCTCATTGAATTCGATGTCCATGCCGACGCACGTGGTTATTTTATCGAAAGTTACAACCAGAGGACATTTCACCAGGCGGGCCTCCAGGTCGAGTTTATCCAGGACAACATCAGCGTCTCTGCAAGAGGAACGCTGCGCGGCCTCCATTACCAGCTCAATCCCCATGCCCAGGGCAAGCTGGTCCGTGTGACACAGGGTCAGGTCTTCGATGTCGCGGTGGATATCCGCAGGGGATCACCCTGGTATGGCCAATGGGTGGGGGTGGAGCTCTCGGAGGAGAACAAGAAGGCCCTCTACATCCCTCCCGGTTTTGCTCATGGATTTTACGTTCAGAGCGAACGGGCGCAGTTCATGTACAAATGCACCCAATTGTACAGCCCCCACGTGGATCGTGGCATTATTTGGAATGATCCGGAGATCGGTATTGCCTGGCCGCTTTCGGGCGAGCTGATCCTGTCGGAGAAGGACAAAGTGCGGCCGTCCTTGGCCGCGGCCGACAATAATTTCACCTACGTCGGGTAG
- a CDS encoding class I SAM-dependent methyltransferase, translated as MIPTEAVRILQNIREGVLLMLSWGRRHWPLNLIARRESEAAGKLLAQIPISRHWMADIGSGSGSAVVALRSERCIGVDRSWRMARRAIQGGCLHAVCADAEVLPLASDRFGLLLAIGVVEYLRDPAPLLKEAARILQYDGWMLLTVTPEGWNLPFRRLAGLPVYIHHEEDLTLLFQEYQLQVKAWARTATQILYLLQKVHAAGPDLSPP; from the coding sequence TTGATTCCGACTGAGGCGGTGCGGATCTTACAAAATATCAGAGAAGGGGTGTTGCTGATGCTGTCGTGGGGACGCCGGCATTGGCCACTCAACCTTATCGCTCGGAGGGAGAGTGAGGCAGCGGGCAAGCTGCTGGCCCAAATCCCTATCTCGCGCCACTGGATGGCCGACATCGGCAGTGGATCGGGCTCAGCCGTTGTCGCGCTGCGGTCGGAGCGCTGCATCGGCGTGGACCGCTCCTGGCGAATGGCGCGCCGGGCGATCCAGGGAGGCTGCCTGCACGCGGTTTGTGCCGATGCAGAAGTTCTGCCTCTGGCATCTGACCGTTTTGGGCTCTTGCTTGCTATTGGTGTGGTGGAATACCTCAGGGATCCAGCACCCCTTCTTAAAGAAGCTGCGCGGATTCTCCAGTATGACGGCTGGATGCTTTTGACGGTCACCCCCGAGGGGTGGAACCTGCCTTTCCGCAGGTTGGCCGGCTTACCTGTATATATCCACCATGAAGAAGATCTAACCCTGCTTTTCCAAGAGTATCAGCTGCAGGTCAAGGCATGGGCGCGAACTGCAACCCAGATCTTGTATCTCCTGCAAAAAGTGCACGCCGCCGGGCCTGACCTGTCACCGCCGTGA
- the ade gene encoding adenine deaminase — MVRELIKAARQQIKSTLVLRNARVVNVYSGEIMATDVAVYKDTIVALGSGYRGEEEIDLKGKYLAPGFIDGHVHIESSMVEVPQFGRAVVPLGTTSVVADPHEIANVLGYEGIRYMMDASKYNPLNVFFMLSSCVPASPLESAGSELRAFDIFPFLGERWVLGLGEMMNYPGVLNAEPDVLDKINIVTEKRIDGHAPGLSGPDLAAYIAAGIESDHECTTVDEAREKLAMGMHIMIREGSGTKNLHDLLPLITRENERRCFFCTDDRHPDDILREGHINFIIKSAIKEGLDPVTAVRMATLNPAEYFGLRKLGAIGPGKRADMVVFDDFDAFHIGQVYKNGVLVAVDGVPVYDLPVRKPAMLRSSVNIKWLEGGEFKIPVTGSRCRVIEVIPDQIVTQMIEIEPTTRDGHVVSDPGRDLLRIYVLERHRASGNIGKGLVTGFGLTRGAIASSIGHDSHNIIAIGVGDRDIMKAVTTINKMGGGIAIVADGVVMESLELPIAGLMSNKPIEFVSKRTRDLITACRNLGVSLKDPLMTLSFMALPVIPRLKLTDRGLVDVEKFAHVNLFIDSD; from the coding sequence ATGGTTAGGGAACTGATAAAGGCCGCACGCCAGCAAATCAAAAGCACACTGGTGTTGCGCAACGCGCGGGTCGTCAACGTCTATTCCGGCGAGATTATGGCGACCGACGTGGCTGTCTACAAGGATACCATAGTCGCTCTGGGCAGCGGCTACCGCGGCGAAGAGGAGATCGATCTTAAGGGAAAATATCTCGCTCCCGGATTCATCGACGGCCATGTCCATATCGAAAGTTCGATGGTGGAGGTGCCACAGTTCGGCCGCGCGGTGGTCCCTCTGGGGACGACTTCGGTGGTCGCCGACCCGCACGAAATTGCCAATGTCCTCGGTTATGAAGGTATCCGCTATATGATGGATGCCAGTAAATACAATCCCTTAAACGTTTTCTTTATGCTCTCTTCCTGTGTCCCAGCATCACCGCTGGAGTCCGCGGGCTCGGAATTGCGGGCGTTCGATATTTTCCCCTTTTTGGGCGAACGATGGGTGCTTGGCCTGGGTGAGATGATGAATTATCCCGGTGTGCTTAATGCCGAACCGGATGTGCTCGACAAGATCAACATTGTCACCGAAAAGCGCATCGACGGCCACGCCCCCGGATTGAGCGGGCCGGATCTGGCTGCCTATATTGCCGCGGGTATCGAGTCGGACCATGAATGTACCACTGTCGACGAGGCCCGTGAAAAACTCGCCATGGGCATGCACATCATGATCCGCGAGGGATCGGGCACCAAGAACCTGCACGACCTGCTCCCCCTGATCACCCGGGAGAACGAACGCCGCTGCTTTTTTTGCACCGACGACCGCCATCCCGATGACATCCTGCGCGAAGGACATATCAATTTTATAATTAAAAGCGCCATCAAGGAGGGGCTCGATCCCGTCACCGCGGTGCGGATGGCAACCCTCAACCCCGCAGAATATTTCGGGTTACGCAAGCTCGGAGCGATCGGACCGGGAAAACGGGCGGACATGGTGGTTTTTGACGATTTTGACGCCTTTCATATTGGTCAGGTCTATAAAAACGGGGTGCTGGTGGCCGTGGATGGCGTTCCGGTTTATGATTTGCCGGTGCGTAAACCGGCCATGCTGCGCAGCTCGGTGAACATTAAATGGCTGGAGGGCGGCGAGTTCAAAATACCGGTAACGGGCAGCCGCTGCCGGGTTATCGAAGTCATTCCGGATCAGATCGTGACCCAGATGATCGAGATCGAGCCGACCACCCGGGATGGCCATGTCGTCTCGGATCCTGGCCGTGACCTTCTACGGATTTATGTGCTGGAGCGCCATCGCGCATCGGGCAATATCGGCAAAGGTCTGGTGACCGGGTTCGGCTTGACACGCGGAGCGATCGCCTCCTCGATCGGTCACGATAGTCATAACATCATTGCCATCGGCGTAGGGGATCGCGATATTATGAAGGCGGTGACGACGATCAACAAGATGGGCGGTGGCATCGCTATCGTCGCTGATGGAGTGGTGATGGAGTCCCTCGAGCTTCCTATTGCCGGTTTGATGTCCAACAAGCCCATCGAGTTCGTCAGCAAACGCACCCGTGACCTGATCACCGCGTGCCGCAATCTTGGCGTCTCTCTCAAGGATCCCCTGATGACCCTCTCCTTCATGGCCCTGCCGGTCATTCCGCGCCTCAAACTAACGGACCGTGGGCTGGTGGATGTGGAAAAATTTGCCCATGTGAATCTTTTTATTGATTCCGACTGA
- a CDS encoding dihydroorotate dehydrogenase-like protein — protein MDLSTTYMGLKLKNPLVPSASPLSKELDTIKKLEDAGAAAIVLYSLFEEQISYEAEELDHFLTYGTDSFAEALSYFPQAQEFNLGPEGYLEHIRKAKQATGIPIIASLNGVSTGGWIDYAKKMEQAGADGLELNVYMLATDPARSSAEIEEVYVEVLKAVKSSVKIPVAMKLSPYFSAMAAMAKRLDEAGADALVLFNRFYQPDLDLEALEVKPGITLSTPADLRLPLRWIAILYGRIKASMAGSSGVYTAADALKLIMAGADVANLCAALLKNGPAHLGKVLDEMSAWLEEHEYASLKMARGSMSQKNVAEPAAYERANYIKALNSYTR, from the coding sequence ATGGATTTGTCAACCACCTATATGGGATTGAAATTAAAGAATCCGTTGGTCCCCTCCGCTTCTCCGCTTTCCAAGGAACTAGACACCATTAAAAAACTGGAAGACGCCGGTGCGGCGGCGATCGTCCTCTATTCGTTATTCGAGGAGCAGATCTCCTATGAGGCCGAGGAACTGGACCATTTTCTCACCTACGGCACCGACAGCTTCGCCGAGGCCCTGAGTTATTTTCCGCAGGCCCAGGAGTTCAATCTGGGTCCGGAGGGCTATCTCGAGCATATTCGCAAGGCCAAGCAGGCTACCGGGATTCCGATCATCGCCAGCCTCAACGGCGTCTCCACCGGCGGCTGGATCGACTATGCGAAAAAGATGGAGCAGGCCGGCGCTGACGGTCTCGAACTCAATGTCTACATGCTGGCGACCGATCCGGCTCGTTCGAGCGCCGAGATCGAGGAAGTCTATGTTGAGGTGCTCAAGGCGGTCAAGAGCAGCGTCAAGATCCCGGTTGCCATGAAGCTGAGTCCCTACTTCAGCGCCATGGCCGCGATGGCCAAGCGTTTGGACGAGGCCGGTGCCGATGCCCTGGTGCTTTTCAACCGCTTCTATCAGCCCGATCTCGATCTGGAAGCGCTCGAAGTCAAACCCGGCATCACCCTGAGTACCCCCGCCGACCTGCGCCTGCCGCTGCGCTGGATTGCGATTCTTTACGGGCGGATCAAGGCGAGCATGGCCGGGAGCAGTGGTGTCTATACAGCTGCGGACGCCCTCAAGCTAATTATGGCGGGTGCGGATGTCGCCAACCTGTGCGCCGCCCTACTGAAAAACGGCCCCGCCCATCTGGGGAAGGTGCTAGACGAGATGAGCGCCTGGCTCGAGGAGCACGAATATGCCAGTCTCAAAATGGCACGAGGCAGCATGAGCCAGAAGAATGTGGCCGAGCCCGCCGCTTATGAGCGCGCCAACTATATCAAGGCCCTCAACAGCTATACCCGCTGA
- the nifJ gene encoding pyruvate:ferredoxin (flavodoxin) oxidoreductase, which yields MAREKILVDGNEAAALVAHKVNEVIAIYPITPSSNMGEWADAYSAEGRKNIWGTVPQVVEMQSEGGAAGAVHGALQTGALTTTFTASQGLLLMIPNMFKIAGELTSTVFHVSARTVAAHALSIFGDHSDIMAVRSTGWGLIASNSVQEVHDFALIAQAATLKARVPFVHFFDGFRTSHEVQKIEGLTDEDLRAMIDDELVMAHRSRGLTPDRPVLRGTAQNPDVYFQGREACNRYYAAAPAIVQEAMDQFAKVVGRRYQLFDYVGAPEAERVVIIMGSGAETTEETVEYLNKKGEKVGLVKVRLFRPFSGAHLLKALPKSVKQIAVLDRTKEPGASGEPLYMDVVTALTEAFTAGTLPFAQLPKVIGGRYGLSSKEFTPAMVKAVFDEMKKPAPKNHFTVGIQDDVTHTSLDFDPAFSIEPDDVFRALFYGLGSDGTVGANKNSIKIIGEETDNYSQGYFVYDSKKAGTVTASHLRFGPRPIKSIYLVDQAQFIGCHQQFIMERFNLLEKAAPGATFLLNSLTGPAEVWDTLPRVYQEEIVKKKMNFYVIDAYEVAKKTGMGVRINTIMQTCFFAISGVLPQKEAIQYIKKAIKKTYGAKGDAVVQKNYEAVDATLAHLHKVNVPGKVTSTKEMPAVVPADAPKYVREVVSKIIIEKGDQVPVSALPVDGTFETATTQYEKRNIALEIPVWDAEICIQCGKCAMVCPHAAIRQKAYDPKHLTKAPATFKSIDSRGKDFPEGWKYTVQVAPEDCTGCSLCVEVCPAKNKTEVGKKAINMAAQPPIRFQERENYEFFLNIPDVDRRELKIVSVKGSQLLQPLFEYSGACAGCGETPYLKLMTQLFGDRMVAANATGCSSIYSGNLPTTPYAKNKDGRGPAWNNSLFEDNAEFGMGYRLTIDKHTEFAQELVKALAGEIGEDLATALLTADQSTEAGIYDQRERVAILKNKLAGTRSMQGKHLLSLADMLVKKSVWIIGGDGWAYDIGYGGLDHVLASGRNVNVLVLDTEVYSNTGGQMSKSTPMGAVAKFAAAGKPLPKKDMGMIFMSYGNIYVARVAMGYNDLQVVRAFAEADAYNGPSIILAYSHCIAHGIPMHKGMEEQKAAVESGHYPLFRFNPELAAQGQNPLKLDSKAPSISFEDFAYRETRFKMLTKSHPDRARMLLAEATKSTRDRWHLYENWAAMQYGDGAAKSAAAE from the coding sequence ATGGCTAGAGAAAAGATCCTGGTCGACGGCAACGAAGCCGCTGCCCTAGTCGCCCACAAGGTCAACGAGGTCATCGCAATCTATCCCATCACCCCCTCGTCGAATATGGGGGAGTGGGCGGATGCCTATTCCGCTGAAGGCCGCAAGAACATTTGGGGCACCGTGCCGCAGGTGGTGGAGATGCAAAGCGAGGGCGGCGCAGCCGGTGCCGTGCATGGGGCGCTGCAAACCGGCGCCTTGACCACCACATTCACGGCCTCCCAGGGATTGCTCTTGATGATCCCGAACATGTTCAAGATCGCCGGTGAACTGACCTCCACGGTTTTTCATGTCTCCGCGCGCACCGTCGCCGCCCATGCCCTTTCGATTTTCGGCGACCACAGCGACATCATGGCAGTACGCTCCACCGGCTGGGGGCTGATCGCCTCCAACTCTGTCCAGGAGGTACACGACTTCGCCCTGATTGCCCAGGCCGCGACGCTCAAGGCCCGCGTTCCCTTCGTTCATTTTTTTGATGGTTTCCGTACCTCGCATGAGGTGCAAAAGATCGAGGGGCTCACGGATGAGGATTTGCGGGCGATGATCGATGACGAGCTGGTGATGGCGCATCGCAGCCGCGGTCTCACCCCGGACCGTCCGGTGCTTCGTGGCACCGCCCAGAATCCCGATGTCTATTTCCAGGGCCGCGAGGCCTGTAACCGCTATTATGCCGCCGCCCCGGCTATCGTCCAGGAGGCGATGGACCAATTCGCCAAGGTCGTCGGCCGTCGCTATCAGCTCTTCGATTATGTGGGCGCGCCGGAGGCCGAACGCGTCGTGATTATCATGGGCTCGGGCGCGGAGACCACCGAAGAGACCGTCGAATATCTCAACAAGAAGGGCGAAAAGGTCGGCCTGGTCAAGGTCCGTCTCTTCCGCCCCTTCTCGGGCGCGCATCTCCTCAAGGCCTTGCCCAAGAGCGTCAAGCAGATCGCCGTGCTGGACCGGACCAAGGAGCCCGGCGCCAGCGGCGAACCCCTCTATATGGATGTGGTCACGGCCTTGACGGAGGCCTTCACAGCCGGAACCCTGCCCTTTGCCCAGCTGCCCAAGGTGATCGGCGGCCGTTACGGACTCTCCTCCAAGGAGTTCACGCCGGCCATGGTCAAGGCGGTATTTGACGAGATGAAAAAGCCGGCCCCCAAGAACCATTTCACAGTCGGCATTCAGGACGATGTCACGCATACCAGCCTTGATTTCGATCCCGCCTTCTCGATCGAACCGGACGATGTCTTCCGCGCCCTCTTTTACGGCCTTGGCTCCGATGGTACGGTCGGCGCCAACAAGAACTCGATCAAGATCATCGGTGAAGAGACCGATAACTACTCCCAGGGCTATTTCGTCTACGATTCAAAAAAAGCGGGCACCGTAACGGCCTCGCATCTTCGTTTCGGGCCGCGTCCGATCAAGTCGATCTATCTCGTGGACCAGGCGCAATTCATCGGCTGCCATCAGCAGTTCATCATGGAACGCTTCAATCTGCTTGAAAAGGCGGCACCGGGGGCGACCTTCCTGTTGAACAGTCTCACCGGTCCGGCGGAGGTTTGGGATACCCTGCCGCGAGTCTATCAGGAAGAGATTGTCAAAAAAAAGATGAATTTCTACGTCATCGACGCATACGAAGTCGCCAAGAAGACCGGCATGGGCGTGCGCATCAACACCATCATGCAGACCTGCTTCTTCGCTATCTCGGGCGTTCTGCCCCAGAAAGAAGCGATTCAGTATATCAAGAAAGCGATCAAAAAGACCTATGGCGCCAAGGGCGATGCCGTGGTACAGAAGAATTACGAGGCGGTGGATGCGACCCTGGCTCATCTCCACAAGGTCAACGTCCCCGGCAAGGTGACCAGTACCAAGGAAATGCCGGCTGTGGTTCCGGCCGATGCCCCCAAGTACGTTCGTGAGGTGGTCAGCAAGATCATCATTGAAAAGGGCGATCAGGTGCCGGTGAGCGCACTCCCGGTCGATGGTACGTTTGAGACCGCAACGACGCAGTATGAGAAGCGCAACATCGCCCTGGAGATTCCGGTCTGGGATGCCGAGATCTGCATCCAGTGCGGCAAATGCGCCATGGTCTGCCCGCACGCGGCCATCCGCCAGAAAGCCTACGATCCCAAGCATTTGACCAAGGCCCCGGCCACCTTCAAGTCGATCGATTCCCGAGGTAAGGATTTTCCGGAAGGCTGGAAGTACACCGTTCAGGTCGCTCCGGAGGATTGTACCGGCTGCTCGCTCTGCGTCGAAGTCTGCCCGGCCAAGAACAAGACCGAGGTGGGCAAGAAGGCGATCAATATGGCCGCGCAGCCCCCGATCCGCTTCCAGGAGCGCGAGAATTACGAGTTCTTCCTTAATATTCCCGATGTGGACCGCCGCGAACTCAAGATTGTTTCGGTCAAGGGCAGTCAGCTGCTCCAGCCGCTTTTTGAGTATTCCGGCGCCTGCGCCGGTTGTGGTGAGACGCCCTATCTCAAGTTGATGACCCAGCTCTTCGGCGACCGCATGGTGGCTGCCAATGCCACCGGCTGCTCCTCGATTTACAGCGGCAACCTGCCGACAACCCCGTATGCCAAGAACAAGGACGGCCGCGGGCCGGCCTGGAACAACTCCCTCTTCGAGGATAACGCCGAGTTCGGCATGGGATACCGTCTGACCATTGACAAGCATACCGAGTTCGCCCAGGAACTGGTCAAAGCCCTGGCCGGCGAGATCGGCGAGGATCTGGCTACCGCCCTGCTGACGGCCGATCAAAGCACCGAGGCGGGCATCTATGATCAGCGTGAGCGGGTCGCGATCCTCAAGAATAAGCTGGCTGGCACCCGATCGATGCAGGGCAAGCACCTGCTCTCGCTGGCGGACATGCTGGTCAAGAAGAGCGTCTGGATTATCGGCGGCGACGGCTGGGCTTACGACATCGGCTACGGCGGCCTCGACCACGTCCTGGCCTCCGGCCGCAACGTCAACGTGCTGGTGCTCGACACCGAGGTCTACTCCAACACCGGCGGCCAGATGTCCAAATCGACCCCGATGGGTGCGGTGGCCAAGTTCGCGGCTGCCGGCAAGCCTCTGCCCAAGAAAGACATGGGCATGATCTTTATGAGCTATGGTAATATCTATGTCGCGCGCGTGGCCATGGGCTACAACGATCTGCAAGTCGTCCGGGCGTTCGCTGAAGCCGATGCCTATAACGGCCCGAGTATTATTCTGGCCTATTCGCACTGTATCGCCCACGGTATTCCGATGCACAAGGGGATGGAGGAGCAGAAAGCGGCGGTCGAGTCGGGTCATTATCCTCTCTTCCGCTTCAATCCGGAGCTGGCTGCCCAGGGGCAAAATCCGCTCAAGCTCGATTCCAAAGCGCCTTCAATCAGCTTCGAGGATTTCGCTTACCGCGAGACCCGATTCAAGATGCTGACCAAGAGCCATCCCGACCGCGCCAGGATGCTGCTGGCTGAAGCGACCAAGTCGACGCGTGACCGCTGGCATCTCTATGAGAATTGGGCCGCCATGCAGTACGGCGACGGTGCCGCGAAGAGCGCTGCTGCCGAATAG
- a CDS encoding HAD-IIA family hydrolase, translating into MTCAEAISRLTACEAILCDLDGTLYLDGIPLPGAHEFLQTVIASGRQLFYFTNNTSCSRRSYIEKLERLHFPVSAELIITATDCTTTYLRRRGLHPDIFLIGNRDLQQEFAEAGFNCWDDDRCTRERPQALVLGFDTELTYAKIRTGYHLIVAGVPYIATHADLLCPIAGGRFIPDVGSFISLFATATGGIEPQVMGKPNQPAVEAICARTGLPPDKIAFIGDRLYTDIRMARRFDMAGVLVLSGETSPEMAAASPDKPLVTADSVADLIPLLRR; encoded by the coding sequence ATGACCTGCGCCGAAGCCATCTCCCGCCTCACCGCTTGTGAGGCGATCCTCTGCGACCTTGACGGCACCCTCTATCTTGACGGGATTCCACTCCCCGGCGCTCATGAATTCCTTCAGACGGTGATCGCCAGTGGCCGCCAGCTCTTTTATTTCACCAACAATACCTCCTGCTCCCGCCGGAGCTATATCGAAAAACTGGAGCGGCTGCATTTCCCCGTCTCTGCCGAGCTTATCATCACCGCCACTGACTGCACCACCACGTACCTCCGCCGCCGGGGACTCCACCCCGACATTTTTCTCATCGGCAACCGCGACCTCCAGCAGGAATTCGCAGAGGCGGGCTTTAACTGCTGGGACGACGATCGCTGCACCCGCGAGCGGCCCCAGGCTCTGGTTCTGGGCTTTGATACCGAGCTGACGTACGCCAAGATCAGAACCGGCTATCATCTGATCGTCGCCGGCGTGCCCTACATCGCCACCCACGCCGATCTCCTTTGCCCCATCGCCGGCGGCCGCTTTATCCCGGACGTTGGCTCCTTCATCTCGCTATTCGCTACCGCCACCGGAGGCATCGAGCCTCAGGTGATGGGCAAGCCCAATCAGCCCGCCGTTGAAGCGATCTGCGCCCGCACCGGTCTCCCTCCCGACAAGATTGCCTTCATCGGCGACCGCCTCTACACCGACATTCGCATGGCCAGGCGCTTTGACATGGCGGGAGTCCTCGTCCTCAGCGGCGAGACCAGCCCGGAAATGGCCGCGGCCTCCCCGGACAAACCCCTGGTGACCGCCGACTCCGTGGCCGATCTCATCCCCCTCCTCCGCCGCTGA